Proteins encoded by one window of Panicum virgatum strain AP13 chromosome 7N, P.virgatum_v5, whole genome shotgun sequence:
- the LOC120681958 gene encoding E3 ubiquitin-protein ligase WAV3-like, with protein sequence MMLLRPPLHIISTSSKQLRPAAAAAGGQLQLATFLPASSSSSPVSCLDQSRRERESGRMGTGWRRALCTSVQRDNGGDAHRDAKNKKRRPQDAPTAGGGGAGGFFSAVKSAATGGGSAGGSSSTPSTPTLRCRTKPLQQPAEAAPVTPPSAPAPMRKHRMPLLQALSAPASPRSPSRFALLKASLLPSKARCGVCSRGVKSGGSSAVFTAECSHAFHFPCIAAHARSSSANGVLSCPVCASPWRQAPFLASLRLHCSFHDDKHRGTGTDGRKTPPSSGGGAGPKLYDDDEPLLAPKAAASGGGFNPIPEADEDDEEEQGAEFRGFFPRPRTSGLAVTVAPEAALVSSGRRHGKYVVAVKVKAPGLRSSAAAASRRAAIDLVTVLDVSQGMMGEKLQMLKRGMRLVVASLGPADRLSIVAFSGAAKRLLPLRRMTRQGQRAARQIVDRLVVCAAAASTQGQEQQQSACVGDALRKATKVLEDRRDRNPVATVMLLSDTQQQQQPAAADYYSASRKQQFGRPAVAPATRFTHVEIPIGDAPPPLVVAEEEKAEPPVEHAFARCLGGLVSVVMQEVHLELAFPTGEITAVYSCGPGQQAVALAGGGGGGAGVSVLLGEMYAEEERELLLELRAPLQQHQQHSHPHSLSVRCGYRDPASQEAVRGAEQALLLPPLGQQQAASRRLHDLFVATRAVAEARRLAELQDLATAIHLLSSARALVLQSPPTQQQQQELVASLDTELSDMRWRRSQHRQQQQEEQLQHARSGRRRRGDGETTPPVGTPRGSGSGSGSGEPLTPTSAWRAAEQLAKVAIMRKSMNRVSDLHGFENARF encoded by the exons ATGATGCTCCTCCGTCCTCCCCTGCATATTATTAGCACCAGCAGCAAGCAATTaagaccagcagcagcagcagcaggcggccaGTTGCAGCTCGCCACCTTCCTCcctgcttcttcctcctcttctccggTTTCTTGCCTTGACCAatcaagaagagagagagagagcggaaGGATGGGGACGGGGTGGCGGAGGGCGCTGTGCACGTCCGTCCAGCGGGACAACGGCGGCGACGCCCACCGCGacgccaagaacaagaagcgcCGGCCTCAGGACGCGCCcaccgcaggcggcggcggcgccggcggattCTTCTCTGCCGTCAAGAGCGCCGCCACTGggggcggcagcgccggcggcagcagcagcacccccTCGACGCCCACCCTGCGCTGCCGCACCAAGCCCCTGCAGCAGCCCGCGGAGGCCGCGCCCGTGacgccgccctccgcgccggcgcccATGAGGAAGCACCGGATGCCGCTGCTGCAGGCGCtgtcggcgccggcgtcgcccaGATCCCCCTCCAGATTCGCGCTGCTCAAGGCCTCGCTCCTCCCGTCCAAG GCCCGGTGCGGCGTGTGCTCGCGCGGCGTCAAGAGCGGCGGCAGCTCGGCGGTGTTCACGGCGGAGTGCTCCCACGCCTTCCACTTCCCCTGCATCGCCGCCCAcgcgcgctcctcctccgccaatGGCGTCCTCTCCTGCCCCGTCTGCGCCTCGCCCTGGCGCCAGGCGCCCTTCCTCGCTTCCCTCCGCCTCCACTGCTCCTTCCATGACGACAAGCACCGCGGCACCGGCACGGACGGCCGCAAGACGCCGCCatcatccggcggcggcgccggacctAAGCtctacgacgacgacgagccgctGCTGGCGCCCAAGgccgcggccagcggcggcggcttcaaCCCGATCCCGGAggccgacgaggacgacgaggaggagcagggcgcCGAGTTCAGGGGCTTCTTCCCGCGGCCCAGGACCTCGGGGCTCGCGGTCACCGTGGCGCCCGAGGCCGCGCTGGTGTCGtcggggcggcggcacggcaagTACGTGGTGGCCGTGAAGGTGAAGGCGCCCGGGCTGCGGTCGTCAGCGGCGGCCGCTTCGCGGCGCGCGGCCATCGATTTGGTGACGGTGCTGGACGTGAGCCAGGGCATGATGGGGGAGAAGCTGCAGATGCTCAAGCGCGGGATGCGGCTGGTGGTTGCCTCGCTCGGCCCCGCCGACCGCCTCTCCATCGTCGCCTTCTCCGGCGCCGCCAagcgcctgctgccgctgcgccGGATGACGAGGCAGGGCCAGCGGGCGGCGCGCCAGATCGTGGACCGCCTCGtcgtctgcgccgccgccgcgagcacgcaggggcaggagcagcagcagagtgCCTGCGTCGGCGACGCGCTGCGCAAGGCCACCAAGGTGCTCGAGGACCGGCGTGACCGCAACCCGGTGGCCACCGTCATGCTGCTCTCCGacacccagcagcagcagcagccggcggcggcagattACTACTCGGCGTCAAGGAAGCAGCAGTTTGGGCGGCCGGCCGTGGCTCCGGCGACGCGGTTCACGCACGTGGAGATCCCCatcggcgacgcgccgccgcccctggtggTGGCCGAGGAGGAGAAGGCAGAGCCTCCGGTGGAGCACGCGTTCGCCAGGTGCCTGGGCGGCCTGGTCAGCGTGGTGATGCAGGAGGTGCACCTGGAGCTGGCGTTCCCGACGGGGGAGATCACGGCGGTGTACTCGTGCGGCCCCGGGCAGCAGGCCGTGGcgcttgccggcggcggcggcggcggcgccggcgtgagCGTGCTCCTGGGCGAGATGTacgcggaggaggagcgggagctgctgctggagctgcgcgcgccgctgcagcagcaccagcagcacaGCCACCCGCACTCGCTGTCGGTGCGGTGCGGCTACCGCGACCCGGCGTCGCAGGAGGCGGTGCGAGGCGCGGAGcaggcgctgctgctgccgccactgggccagcagcaggcggcgtcgcggcggcttCACGACCTGTTCGTGGCGAcgcgggcggtggcggaggcgcggcggctggcggaGCTACAGGACCTGGCCACGGCGATCCACCTGCTGTCGTCGGCGCGGGCGCTGGTGCTGCAGTCGCCGCcgacgcagcagcagcagcaggagctggTGGCGAGCCTGGACACGGAGCTCAGCGACatgcggtggcggcgcagccagcaccggcagcagcagcaggaggagcagcTGCAGCATGCGAGGagcggccggaggaggcggggagACGGGGAGACGACGCCGCCCGTGGGGACGCCGCGAGGGTCAGGGTCAGGGTCGGGATCAGGGGAGCCGCTGACGCCGACGTCGgcgtggcgcgcggcggagcagctgGCGAAGGTGGCCATCATGCGCAAGTCCATGAACCGGGTGAGCGACCTGCACGGATTCGAGAACGCGCGCTTCTGA
- the LOC120681959 gene encoding ELMO domain-containing protein A — MVGNKTWFGGLFNSSGKRRQVSAEKLVLDLTPLQEQRLQKLKERLNVPYDETRPEHQESLRALWNASFPDTELNSLVSAQWKDMGWQGVNPATDFRGCGFISLENLLFFATTYPAPFKRLMLKQQGMRAVWEYPFAVAGINISYMLIQLLELNSARPKSLPGINFIKVMTEREDAFDVLYCIAFEMMDAQWLAMRASYMQFKEVLEATKQQLERELSLEDLNSIHDLPAYNLLCK, encoded by the exons ATGGTTGGAAATAAGACATGGTTTGGAGGGCTCTTCAACAGCTCAGGCAAAAGGCGACAAGTCAGTGCAGAGAAGTTAGTGCTTGATCTGACCCCTCTTCAG GAACAGAGATTGCAAAAATTGAAGGAAAGGCTAAATGTACCTTATGATGAAACTCGGCCAGAACATCAG GAATCACTTAGGGCTCTTTGGAATGCCTCCTTTCCTGATACAGAGCTAAATAGCTTAGTTTCAGCACAGTGGAAAGATATGGGGTGGCAGGGCGTGAACCCAGCGACTGATTTCAG GGGCTGTGGATTTATTTCACTTGAGAACCTTTTGTTTTTCGCAACAACATATCCG GCTCCTTTCAAGAGGTTAATGCTGAAGCAGCAAGGAATGCGAGCTGTGTGGGAGTACCCCTTTGCGGTTGCCGGTATAAACATCTCATACATGCTGATTCAGCTGCTGGAGCTCAACTCag CGCGGCCGAAATCTTTGCCGGGGATTAACTTTATCAAAGTGATGACAG AACGCGAGGATGCATTCGACGTGCTCTACTGCATCGCTTTCGAGATGATGGATGCTCAGTGGCTAGCAATGCGAGCGTCGTATATGCAGTTCAAA GAGGTGTTGGAGGCCACAAAGCAGCAGCTTGAGAGGGAGCTCTCCCTGGAGGATCTCAACAGCATCCATGACCTCCCAGCTTACAACCTCTTGTGCAAATAG
- the LOC120682985 gene encoding uncharacterized protein LOC120682985, with translation MCSKWRRAHRNFVSSSDGPSRPHWLRTEAPRGRRPRPDPGSLQRRPPPLRPRSPSPRRAWAPRCLPGSVLQAGVRGGAVLRGGGAVGAGSAGAQPHLGRGTRSPGASRGCCSRGGSWSSSLVDARFRSAADLATAADVEAEIRGRCAELEALVSDLSVRIYEAAAAHSSCREAAGLALRGVRDGLGALRASISTALQEMPIAIETDKAKAQHYELPTTFFKLVLRRNLKYREGSRRLKLHGATTKL, from the exons ATGTGCAGCAAGTGGCGGAGGGCCCA CCGCAACTTCGTCAGTTCGTCCGACGGTCCGAGTCGTCCCCACTGGCTGCGCACCGAGGCGCCGCgcggccgacgccctcgcccaGATCCCGGCTCCCTGCAGCGGCGCCCTCCGCCCCTACGGCCCCGGTCCCCGAGTCCCCGACGCGCCTGGGCACCTCGCTGCCTCCCCGGCTCCGTGCTGCAGGCTGGCGTCCGCGGCGGAGCGGTTctacggggcggcggcgcggtcggtGCTGGCAGCGCTGGAGCGCAACCTCATCTCGGACGCGGGACGCGGTCACCCGGCGCCTCACGCGGCTGCTGCTCGCGCGGTGGCAGCTGGAGCAGCTCCTTAGTCGACGCCCGATTCCGCTCGGCGGCGGACCTCGCCACGGCCGCCGACGTCGAGGCCGAGATCCGCGGGCGCTGCGCGGAGCTTGAAGCCTTAGTATCCGACCTGTCCGTACGCATATACGAAGCTGCTGCTGCGCACTCGTCTTGCCGCGAGGCCGCTGGTTTGGCCCTTCGTGGCGTCCGCGACGGGCTTGGTGCCCTCAGAGCCTCCATCTCCACAG CTCTCCAAGAGATGCCCATTGCGATTGAGACGGACAAAGCTAAGGCCCAGCACTACGAGCTGCCAACCACATTTTTCAAGCTCGTTCTCCGAAGGAATCTCAAATACAGGGAAGGCAGCCGCCGGCTCAAGCTCCATGGAGCAACAACCAAGCTTTag